A window of the Microvirga terrae genome harbors these coding sequences:
- a CDS encoding tetratricopeptide repeat protein produces MRFFASILILSLSFASYTAGAQEPARPKDPKEQAQPPQARPRASTLDELFERLGKAQTEREAEGISSLIERRFARSGSDTADLLLNRAAEAFGKKDYPLAIELIDRVLVLQPNWAEAWYKRATVFYQLDDPVGAMADLHRALKIEPRHFNAWTGLGHILMASDDKARALDAYRKVLAINPQMSDVKTIVNRLGPEVDGQDL; encoded by the coding sequence ATGCGCTTTTTCGCGTCCATACTGATCTTATCCCTGAGCTTCGCGTCCTACACGGCCGGTGCGCAGGAGCCCGCACGTCCCAAGGATCCGAAGGAGCAGGCCCAGCCGCCTCAGGCGCGTCCCCGGGCTTCCACCCTGGACGAACTCTTCGAACGCCTGGGCAAGGCCCAGACCGAGCGTGAGGCGGAAGGCATCTCGTCCCTGATCGAGCGGCGCTTCGCCCGTTCGGGCTCCGATACGGCGGATCTTCTCCTGAACCGCGCGGCCGAGGCCTTCGGCAAGAAGGATTATCCGCTCGCCATCGAACTGATCGACCGGGTCCTGGTGCTTCAGCCCAACTGGGCGGAGGCCTGGTACAAGCGGGCGACGGTCTTCTACCAGCTCGACGACCCGGTCGGCGCCATGGCCGATCTTCACCGGGCGCTGAAGATCGAGCCGCGCCATTTCAATGCCTGGACCGGGCTCGGCCATATCCTCATGGCGTCCGACGACAAGGCGAGGGCCCTCGATGCCTATCGGAAGGTGCTCGCGATCAATCCTCAGATGTCCGACGTGAAGACTATCGTGAACCGTCTCGGCCCGGAGGTTGACGGGCAGGATCTCTAA
- the ykgO gene encoding type B 50S ribosomal protein L36 — protein sequence MKIRNSLKSIRGRHRDNQLVRRKGRVYIINKTQKRYKARQG from the coding sequence ATGAAGATCCGTAACTCGTTGAAGTCGATCCGCGGCCGCCACCGCGACAACCAGCTGGTTCGTCGCAAGGGCCGGGTCTACATCATCAACAAGACCCAGAAGCGCTACAAGGCTCGCCAGGGCTAA
- the cpdR gene encoding cell cycle two-component system response regulator CpdR has protein sequence MKILLAEDDNDMRRFLVKALENAGYDVASFDNGLSAYNRLREEPFELLLTDIVMPEMDGIELARKATELDPEIKVMFITGFAAVALNPDSQAPRDAKVLSKPFHLRDLVSEVDKMMAA, from the coding sequence ATGAAGATCCTTCTTGCCGAAGACGACAACGACATGCGCCGCTTCCTCGTGAAGGCGCTCGAGAACGCAGGCTACGACGTCGCCTCGTTCGACAACGGCCTATCCGCCTATAACCGCCTGCGCGAGGAACCTTTCGAGCTCCTGCTGACGGACATCGTCATGCCGGAGATGGACGGGATCGAGCTGGCCCGCAAGGCCACCGAGCTCGACCCGGAGATCAAGGTGATGTTCATCACCGGCTTCGCGGCCGTTGCGCTCAACCCGGATTCCCAGGCCCCGCGGGACGCCAAGGTCCTGTCGAAGCCGTTCCATCTGCGCGACCTGGTGAGCGAAGTCGATAAAATGATGGCTGCCTAA
- a CDS encoding N-formylglutamate amidohydrolase: protein MRPAIVDEFDPPFIVTEPSAQTIPFVFNVPHAGAVYPAAFLAASRLDAIALRRSEDAFVDELFAAMTELGAPLMTARFPRAYLDLNREPYELDSRMFDGRLPPFSNTRSMRVAGGLGTIPRIVADGQEIYRTRLHVEEALQRIEWLYKPYHRTLRHLVRHTSQHFGHAVLIDCHSMPSSSVSREDGAKADIVLGDRYGTSCATLLVDLVEAALRGRGYTVLRNKPYAGGFITEHYGEPALGRHALQIEINRALYMDERSMQRKPGFAVLADDLTQAFAQVISEIEGELTIRSIAAE from the coding sequence ATGCGGCCAGCCATCGTCGATGAGTTCGACCCTCCCTTCATCGTCACCGAGCCTTCGGCCCAGACGATCCCCTTCGTGTTCAACGTGCCGCATGCGGGAGCCGTCTATCCGGCCGCCTTCTTAGCCGCGTCCAGGCTCGACGCCATCGCTCTGAGGCGATCCGAAGACGCCTTCGTGGACGAGCTGTTCGCCGCGATGACCGAACTCGGGGCTCCTCTCATGACCGCCCGCTTCCCCCGGGCCTATCTGGACCTGAATCGGGAACCCTACGAACTCGATTCCCGCATGTTCGACGGCCGCCTGCCGCCCTTCAGCAATACCCGCTCCATGCGGGTGGCCGGAGGGCTGGGGACCATTCCGCGCATCGTGGCCGACGGGCAGGAGATCTACCGCACGCGCCTTCACGTGGAGGAGGCCCTGCAGCGGATCGAATGGCTCTACAAGCCGTATCACCGGACCCTGCGACACCTCGTCCGCCATACGTCCCAGCATTTCGGCCACGCGGTCCTGATCGACTGTCATTCCATGCCCTCCTCCAGCGTCAGCCGCGAGGACGGAGCCAAGGCCGATATCGTCCTGGGCGATCGCTACGGCACGAGCTGCGCCACCCTGCTGGTCGACCTTGTGGAAGCAGCGCTCAGGGGACGCGGCTACACCGTCCTCCGCAACAAGCCCTACGCGGGCGGCTTCATCACCGAACATTACGGGGAGCCCGCTCTCGGGCGCCATGCGCTCCAGATCGAAATCAACCGGGCGCTCTACATGGACGAGCGCAGCATGCAGAGAAAACCCGGCTTCGCCGTCCTGGCGGATGACCTGACGCAGGCCTTCGCCCAGGTCATCTCGGAGATCGAGGGTGAGCTGACGATTCGGTCCATTGCGGCGGAGTGA
- a CDS encoding MFS transporter: MNFAPRLGTTRSETALLLIAVLAALYAVSQFLRNSIGVIANDLARELDLSATQTGLLSSAFFFAFAAVQIPIGILIDRYGPKRTMVATAVVTVAGTVLFALAPSASWLIAARALMGLGCSTFFMAPLVIYARRFPPERFAGLTSLQMGLANLGTLAATAPLAAASAAFGWRPSFLAVAVLTVVIVLAILWIVPRDSDSARPKESWAAAFQGVAAALKAPSFWPVFFMHLTTYGCFASVIGLWGGPWLSDVHGADLPTRGNILLLGATAQICGMLLWGAMDRFWSSYKKPVLIGSSATILLLSVLVLAPLDRTSATIWFPLFGLCVAYTPILTSHGKSLFPATLTGRGITLMNIGTMGGAFLSQSVTGMLIDLMGRSDQGLYRPEGYRLVFAALAGWLLLSLAFYVRAIDPHPSSHADKA; the protein is encoded by the coding sequence ATGAATTTTGCGCCCAGGCTTGGCACCACCCGCTCGGAAACGGCGCTGCTCCTGATCGCGGTGCTCGCCGCCCTCTATGCGGTCAGCCAGTTCCTGCGCAATTCCATCGGCGTCATCGCCAACGACTTGGCCCGAGAGCTTGATCTCTCGGCCACCCAGACCGGTCTCCTGTCCAGCGCTTTCTTCTTCGCCTTCGCGGCGGTCCAGATCCCTATCGGCATCCTGATCGACCGGTACGGGCCCAAGCGGACCATGGTGGCGACCGCCGTGGTGACGGTGGCAGGAACCGTCCTGTTCGCTCTGGCTCCGTCCGCCTCCTGGCTCATCGCGGCCCGGGCCCTCATGGGACTCGGCTGCTCCACCTTTTTCATGGCACCCCTCGTGATCTATGCCCGGCGCTTCCCGCCGGAGCGGTTTGCCGGGCTCACGAGCCTGCAGATGGGCCTGGCCAATCTCGGCACCCTGGCTGCGACGGCTCCCCTGGCGGCCGCGTCCGCCGCCTTCGGCTGGCGCCCCTCGTTCCTCGCGGTCGCAGTTCTGACGGTCGTGATCGTGCTGGCGATCCTGTGGATCGTGCCTCGGGATTCCGACTCGGCCCGGCCGAAGGAATCCTGGGCGGCCGCCTTCCAGGGCGTGGCCGCCGCCCTGAAGGCACCGTCTTTCTGGCCGGTGTTCTTCATGCACCTGACCACCTATGGATGCTTCGCTTCCGTGATCGGGCTCTGGGGCGGGCCTTGGCTGTCGGATGTGCACGGGGCGGATCTTCCCACGAGAGGAAACATCCTGCTCCTGGGTGCCACGGCGCAGATCTGTGGCATGCTGCTCTGGGGGGCGATGGACCGGTTCTGGAGCAGCTACAAGAAACCCGTCCTGATCGGCAGCTCGGCGACGATCCTTCTCCTGAGCGTCCTCGTCCTCGCGCCCCTCGACCGGACCTCCGCAACAATCTGGTTTCCGCTCTTCGGCCTCTGCGTCGCCTATACGCCCATCCTCACCAGCCATGGAAAGTCGCTGTTCCCGGCGACACTGACAGGCCGGGGCATCACGCTCATGAATATCGGCACCATGGGCGGCGCCTTCCTGTCCCAGAGCGTGACGGGCATGCTGATCGACCTCATGGGGCGATCCGACCAGGGCCTCTACCGGCCCGAGGGATATAGGCTCGTTTTCGCTGCCTTGGCGGGTTGGCTGCTGCTGAGCCTTGCCTTCTATGTCAGGGCCATCGATCCGCATCCCAGCAGCCATGCAGATAAGGCATGA
- the hisN gene encoding histidinol-phosphatase, translated as MGLIDFTHFVNELATQSGQAILPFFRTAIATEDKSRGGAFDPVTEADRASEATMRHLIKRSFPTHGIVGEEFGAEREDADYVWVLDPIDGTRAFIAGLPTWGTLIGLTYRRRPVFGMMHQPFTGERFFGDGGSATYRGPGGERKLMTRRCASLKDAVISTTSPRLFAGDELRAYDRVESVARLARYGCDCYAYCMLAAGHIDLVVESGLKSYDIAALVPIIEGAGGVVTTWEGGSAADGGRIVAAGDRRVHAAAVELLSR; from the coding sequence ATGGGGCTCATCGACTTCACGCATTTCGTCAACGAGCTCGCGACCCAGTCGGGCCAGGCGATCCTTCCCTTCTTCCGCACGGCGATCGCCACCGAGGACAAGTCCCGCGGCGGCGCCTTCGATCCGGTGACGGAAGCCGACCGGGCGAGCGAGGCGACCATGCGTCACCTCATCAAGCGCAGCTTTCCCACCCACGGCATCGTCGGCGAGGAGTTCGGCGCCGAGCGCGAGGATGCGGATTACGTCTGGGTTCTCGACCCGATCGACGGCACGCGGGCCTTCATCGCCGGTCTGCCCACCTGGGGCACGCTGATCGGGCTGACCTACAGGCGCCGCCCGGTCTTCGGCATGATGCACCAGCCCTTCACCGGCGAGCGTTTCTTCGGCGACGGCGGCAGCGCGACCTACCGGGGTCCCGGCGGCGAGCGCAAGCTCATGACCCGCCGCTGCGCTTCCCTGAAGGACGCGGTCATCTCCACCACGAGCCCGCGCCTCTTCGCCGGCGACGAGCTGCGCGCCTACGACCGGGTGGAGAGCGTCGCCCGCCTCGCCCGCTACGGCTGCGATTGCTATGCCTATTGCATGCTGGCCGCGGGCCACATCGACCTCGTGGTCGAATCCGGGCTCAAGTCCTACGACATCGCGGCTCTCGTGCCGATCATCGAAGGGGCCGGTGGCGTCGTGACCACCTGGGAGGGCGGCTCAGCGGCCGATGGCGGGCGCATCGTCGCGGCGGGCGACCGCCGGGTCCATGCCGCCGCCGTCGAGCTGCTCAGCCGTTAA
- a CDS encoding alpha/beta fold hydrolase, producing MEFITTPDNPVPGDPKLVTVTARDGIKIRAATWMPETEEPQGTVCILQGRAEFIEKYFEVVGELLDRGFAVVAFDWRGQGLSGRQVGNPRKGHVRRFSDFRHDLEAIRDQILVPHMPQPHFGLAHSMGGAIALNAAYETWLPFRRLVTTTPMIALCIIRRTRTSAIFARILKFLGMGGMFVPGGGETSISTMPFKGNRLTGDPVRYARNAEAAHAIGAGAVGAPTVAWLDGAFRLMKRFADPRYAVKIRLPTLIVAAGADPVCATPATERFASRLKAGSVIVIPGARHEILMERDPIREQFWAAFDAFIPGSPDPDGGTKRDLAAVGLTAEQLDGGGMDPAVARRDDAPAIGR from the coding sequence GTGGAATTCATCACCACCCCCGATAATCCCGTCCCTGGCGACCCCAAGCTGGTCACCGTCACGGCCCGCGACGGCATCAAGATCCGGGCCGCCACCTGGATGCCGGAAACGGAGGAGCCGCAGGGAACGGTCTGCATCCTCCAGGGAAGGGCGGAGTTCATCGAAAAGTACTTCGAGGTCGTGGGCGAACTGCTCGACCGGGGCTTTGCCGTCGTCGCCTTCGACTGGCGGGGGCAGGGGCTGTCCGGACGGCAGGTGGGCAATCCGCGTAAGGGCCATGTCCGGCGCTTTTCGGATTTTCGGCACGACCTGGAGGCGATCCGCGACCAGATCCTTGTGCCGCACATGCCCCAGCCGCATTTCGGCCTGGCCCATTCCATGGGCGGTGCCATTGCGCTGAATGCCGCCTATGAGACTTGGCTGCCCTTCCGCCGCCTCGTCACCACGACACCCATGATCGCGCTGTGCATCATCAGGCGCACCCGCACCTCGGCGATTTTTGCCCGAATCCTGAAATTTCTCGGAATGGGCGGCATGTTCGTGCCCGGCGGGGGCGAAACGTCGATCTCCACCATGCCGTTCAAGGGCAACCGCCTGACCGGCGATCCCGTCCGCTATGCCCGCAATGCCGAGGCGGCGCATGCCATCGGGGCCGGAGCCGTGGGCGCGCCCACCGTCGCCTGGCTCGACGGCGCCTTCCGCCTGATGAAGCGCTTCGCCGATCCGCGCTATGCGGTGAAGATCCGCCTGCCCACGCTCATCGTGGCGGCCGGCGCAGATCCGGTCTGCGCCACGCCGGCGACCGAGCGCTTCGCCTCCCGGCTCAAGGCCGGCTCCGTCATCGTGATCCCGGGCGCCCGGCACGAGATCCTGATGGAACGTGATCCGATCCGGGAGCAGTTCTGGGCCGCCTTCGATGCCTTCATCCCGGGGTCCCCGGATCCGGACGGGGGGACGAAGCGCGATCTTGCCGCGGTTGGCTTAACGGCTGAGCAGCTCGACGGCGGCGGCATGGACCCGGCGGTCGCCCGCCGCGACGATGCGCCCGCCATCGGCCGCTGA
- a CDS encoding Hsp20 family protein has product MRQYDLAPLYRNTVGFDRLFSMLDQLVSVDAAPSYPPYNIERTGDNAYRISIAVAGFTDRDLTIEVKENTLSVRGDRKPSEERKADVLHQGIAARSFDRRFQLADGVQVTGAALENGLLHLDLVREIPEAKKPKLIPISSNGARTIEAKQAA; this is encoded by the coding sequence ATGCGACAGTACGATCTTGCTCCCCTCTACCGCAATACGGTCGGTTTCGACCGTCTGTTCTCGATGCTCGATCAGCTCGTCAGCGTCGATGCGGCTCCGAGCTACCCGCCCTACAACATCGAGCGCACCGGCGACAATGCCTATCGCATCTCGATCGCGGTTGCCGGCTTCACCGACCGTGACCTGACCATCGAGGTCAAGGAAAACACCCTCTCCGTCCGGGGCGACCGCAAGCCCTCCGAAGAGCGCAAGGCCGACGTGCTCCATCAGGGCATCGCGGCGCGCAGCTTCGACCGGCGCTTCCAGCTGGCCGATGGCGTGCAGGTGACGGGGGCGGCCCTCGAGAACGGCCTCCTCCACCTCGACCTCGTGCGCGAGATTCCGGAGGCCAAGAAGCCGAAGCTCATCCCGATTTCCTCGAACGGCGCCCGGACCATCGAAGCCAAGCAGGCTGCGTAA
- a CDS encoding threonine aldolase family protein, producing MNFASDNIVGASAPVLQAIMQANAGAMAAYGNDEISSRVRTRFNEIFEREISVFFVTTGTAANALALSAAVPPYGLCVCHREAHIIDDECGAPEFFMHGAKLAGLPGVGAKLTAMDVAAYLRSLPKAVKQMPPKALSVSQVSECGLVYGLDELSSLGAVCREHGLSFHMDGARFVNALVSLGCTPAEMTWKQGVDILSFGATKNGGLMAEAIVVFRKDLAEALDYRSKRAGQIISKGRLIGAQFEGYFADNHWIANARHANRMAGRLSDGLSQLPGVRLAWPTQANEVFPIIPKSLDQALKAAGIHYHSWTELSLPEAEGVADHEVLIRLVTSWATREEDVNQLLEVASSGVARQAAE from the coding sequence ATGAATTTCGCCAGCGACAACATCGTGGGAGCCAGCGCTCCCGTTCTCCAAGCCATCATGCAGGCCAATGCCGGGGCCATGGCGGCCTACGGCAACGACGAGATCTCCTCCCGCGTCAGGACGCGGTTCAACGAGATCTTCGAACGCGAGATCTCGGTGTTCTTCGTCACGACCGGGACGGCCGCCAATGCGCTTGCCCTGTCGGCCGCGGTGCCTCCCTACGGCCTTTGCGTCTGCCACCGCGAGGCGCACATCATCGACGATGAATGCGGCGCACCGGAATTCTTCATGCACGGGGCAAAGCTCGCTGGGCTGCCGGGTGTCGGCGCCAAGCTGACGGCCATGGACGTTGCCGCCTATCTCAGGAGCCTGCCCAAAGCGGTCAAGCAGATGCCCCCGAAGGCGCTGTCGGTCTCGCAGGTGAGCGAGTGCGGCCTCGTTTACGGGCTCGACGAGCTCTCGTCCCTGGGAGCGGTCTGCCGCGAGCATGGACTGTCCTTCCACATGGACGGAGCGCGCTTCGTGAACGCGCTCGTCTCCCTCGGCTGCACCCCGGCCGAGATGACCTGGAAGCAGGGCGTGGACATCCTGTCCTTCGGGGCCACCAAGAACGGCGGCCTGATGGCCGAGGCCATCGTGGTGTTCCGGAAGGACCTGGCGGAGGCGCTCGACTATCGTTCCAAGCGCGCCGGCCAGATCATCTCCAAGGGCCGCCTCATCGGGGCGCAGTTCGAGGGCTATTTCGCGGACAACCATTGGATCGCCAATGCGCGCCACGCCAACCGCATGGCGGGACGTCTGTCGGACGGGCTCTCGCAGCTGCCGGGCGTGCGCCTCGCCTGGCCGACCCAGGCCAACGAGGTTTTCCCGATCATCCCGAAATCCCTTGATCAGGCGCTGAAGGCTGCCGGAATCCACTATCATTCCTGGACGGAGCTGAGCCTGCCGGAGGCCGAGGGGGTCGCCGATCACGAGGTGTTGATCCGTCTCGTGACCTCCTGGGCCACAAGGGAAGAGGACGTGAACCAGCTCCTGGAGGTCGCTTCTTCCGGGGTAGCGCGCCAAGCCGCCGAGTGA